A single region of the Candidatus Thermoplasmatota archaeon genome encodes:
- a CDS encoding AAA family ATPase, producing MGIKVAVAGKGGVGKTTIAGSLARIWARDGLKVLAVDADPSAHLHSVLEIPAERSPKPISSELDLIEERTGARPGSATGPFFRLNPKVDDIPSRYSEVGADGVRLLVLGTIKAAGGGCFCPENALLRSLLEHIILDKDEAVVVDMEAGLEQFGRSTCRGVDMLLIVVEPGTRSVETAVRVAELSREMGVQRMGVVANRVKDAEQERSLSRLLDAHGLQLMVSLPASDVVARSDLEGQSPFAMPGAELWTEAVRRLSKEISKYLGSEGFKA from the coding sequence TTGGGCATAAAGGTCGCGGTCGCGGGCAAAGGCGGCGTCGGGAAGACGACCATTGCAGGCTCCTTGGCGCGGATCTGGGCTAGGGATGGGCTCAAGGTCCTCGCCGTCGACGCGGACCCTTCCGCTCACCTGCACTCGGTCCTTGAGATCCCCGCCGAGCGCTCCCCGAAGCCGATATCCTCAGAGCTGGACCTCATCGAGGAGAGGACCGGTGCCAGGCCGGGTTCGGCCACGGGCCCCTTCTTCAGGCTGAACCCGAAGGTCGACGATATCCCCAGCAGGTATTCTGAGGTCGGCGCCGACGGTGTCAGGCTACTTGTTCTGGGCACTATCAAAGCCGCCGGAGGCGGCTGCTTCTGTCCGGAGAACGCGCTCCTCCGCAGCCTTCTGGAGCACATCATCCTCGACAAGGATGAAGCCGTCGTTGTCGATATGGAGGCGGGCCTTGAGCAGTTCGGGCGGTCCACGTGCAGAGGCGTGGACATGCTTCTGATCGTCGTGGAGCCAGGCACTCGGTCTGTTGAGACCGCCGTAAGGGTCGCAGAGCTGTCTCGTGAGATGGGCGTTCAGCGAATGGGGGTCGTCGCTAACAGGGTCAAGGATGCCGAGCAGGAACGGTCGCTGAGCCGACTGCTCGACGCTCATGGCCTCCAGCTGATGGTCTCTCTTCCCGCCTCGGATGTCGTCGCTCGATCCGATTTGGAGGGCCAATCCCCGTTCGCAATGCCTGGTGCCGAGCTCTGGACGGAGGCCGTCAGACGGCTTTCGAAGGAAATCTCAAAGTACCTGGGTTCTGAAGGATTCAAGGCTTGA